The following proteins are encoded in a genomic region of Brachypodium distachyon strain Bd21 chromosome 1, Brachypodium_distachyon_v3.0, whole genome shotgun sequence:
- the LOC100836818 gene encoding uncharacterized protein LOC100836818 has translation MKTRTQQNPTISSPPFSLDQGKKPTMADPRDESPEAAATDDGFEFRILSTAGGLLPSGAGDMCVADELFSHGKLLPLHPAPDSPTLPRSDSAAAAAGLGSRSDSGRRSASSSGSSSSTGCVSRSHSSKSAASDAVLHGAAAAPRRSLASSLFYAHPSPSPQLRSRSARPRRSTGSSAPPPPAGAAWGGFNFIRLGVVGAPDVYPPRLADAKITAASRGGSGRSARFERAASAVEKSLRKHGAGLFGDGFGCRCSPDVVVEPAGLPEAAKKSGDDGGVKKKGRSVRRIRILDWLEELSITRQKK, from the coding sequence ATGAAGACCAGAACACAACAAAACCCGACCATCTCTTCCCCACCCTTCTCCTTGGACCAAGGAAAGAAGCCGACCATGGCAGACCCCCGTGACGAGTCCCCAGAAGCAGCCGCCACCGACGACGGCTTCGAGTTCCGTATCCTATCCACTGCAGGCGGCCTTCTCCCCTCTGGCGCGGGCGACATGTGCGTGGCCGACGAGCTCTTCTCCCACGGCAAGCTCCTCCCGCTCCACCCCGCCCCCGATTCCCCCACCCTCCCGCGGTCcgattccgccgccgccgccgccggcctagGCTCGCGCTCCGactccggccgccgcagcgcgagctccagcggcagcagcagcagcaccggcTGCGTCAGCCGGAGCCACTCGTCCAagagcgccgcctccgacgccgtcctccatggcgccgccgcggcgccgcggagGTCGCTGGCGAGCAGCCTGTTCTACGCGCACCCGAGCCCGTCGCCGCAGCTGCGCAGCcgcagcgcgcggccgcgccgcAGCACGGGGTCctcggccccgccgccgccagccggcGCCGCGTGGGGCGGCTTCAATTTCATACGGCTCGGCGTCGTCGGGGCCCCCGATGTGTACCCGCCGCGCCTAGCCGATGCCAAGATCACAGCGGCGTCgaggggcggcagcggcaggagcgcgAGGTTCGAGCGGGCGGCCAGCGCCGTGGAGAAGAGCCTGAGGAAGCATGGCGCGGGGCTGTTCGGCGACGGCTTCGGATGTAGGTGCTCGCccgacgtcgtcgtcgagccTGCAGGCTTGCCggaggcggcgaagaagagcgGAGATGATGGGGGCGTGAAGAAGAAAGGCCGCAGCGTCCGCCGTATTAGGATTTTAGACTGGCTCGAAGAGCTGTCCATCACCAGGCAGAAGAAGTGA
- the LOC100828968 gene encoding scarecrow-like protein 32, whose product MMQFTHAAVTAPPLHHHHHHHGHHVPNNAAHGLGLGLLLDVGTPRPWPGTTTPTTASSKISLGNLNSAGCMEQLLVHCASAIEANDATLTQQILWVLNNIAPADGDSTQRLTAAFLCALVSRASRTGACKAVTAAVAAAVAVEDVHRFTAVELAGFVDLTPWHRFGYMAANAAILEAAEGFPVVHVVDLSTTHCMQIPTLIDLLASRAEGPPILRLTVADVSSNSSSSSSSSPPPVLDTSYEELGAKLVSFARSRNVSMDFRVVRTSPADAFASLLDTLRMQQLLVSDSSSCSEALVINCHMLLHAVPDETAGSVMSTLTAGLLPQQQQPVSLRTMLLKSLRSLDPALVVIAEEDADFTACDVVGRLRAAFNFLWIPYDAVDTFLPKQGSAQRRWYEAEVGWKVENVLAQEGVARVERQEGRARWGQRMRGAGFRAVGIGEEAAGEVRTMLNEHAAGWGMKREDDDLLLTWKGHNVVFASAWAPS is encoded by the coding sequence ATGATGCAGTTCACCCATGCCGCAGTAACCGCACCGcctctccaccaccaccaccaccaccacggccaCCACGTCCCCAACAACGCCGCCCATGGACTAGGGCTaggcctcctcctcgacgtGGGCACGCCGCGGCCGTGGCCCGGGACGACGACGCCAACGACGGCCAGCAGCAAGATCTCGCTGGGGAACCTCAACAGCGCGGGGTGCATGGAGCAGCTGCTGGTGCACTGCGCGAGCGCCATCGAGGCCAACGACGCCACGCTGACGCAGCAGATCCTGTGGGTGCTCAACAACATCGCCCCCGCCGACGGCGACTCCACCCAGCGGCTCACGGCGGCCTTCCTCTGCGCGCTCGTGTCCCGCGCCTCCAGGACGGGCGCCTGCAAGGcggtcaccgccgccgtggcggccgccgtggccgtcgAGGACGTGCACCGGTTCACGGCCGTCGAGCTGGCGGGCTTCGTGGACCTGACACCGTGGCACCGGTTCGGGTACATGGCTGCCAACGCGGCCATCCTGGAGGCAGCGGAAGGGTTCCCCGTGGTGCACGTCGTGGACCTCAGCACCACGCACTGCATGCAGATCCCCACGCTCATCGACTTGCTCGCCTCCCGCGCCGAGGGCCCGCCCATCCTACGGCTCACCGTCGCCGACGTCTCCTCTAATTctagctcttcttcttcttcttcgccgccgccggtgctcgACACGTCCTACGAGGAGCTGGGAGCCAAGCTGGTGTCCTTCGCGCGGTCACGGAACGTGTCCATGGACTTCCGTGTGGTGCGCACGTCCCCCGCCGACGCCTTCGCTTCCTTACTCGACACGCTCCgcatgcagcagctgctggtgtccgactccagcagctgcaGCGAAGCTCTCGTAATCAACTGCCACATGCTGCTCCACGCCGTGCCCGACGAGACGGCCGGGTCCGTGATGTCGACACTCACCGCAGGCCTTCttccgcagcagcagcagccggtgTCGCTCCGGACCATGCTGCTCAAGTCCCTACGGAGCCTTGACCCAGCCCTGGTGGTGATAgcggaagaagacgccgactTCACGGCGTGCGACGTGGTGGGGCGGCTGCGGGCGGCGTTCAACTTCCTGTGGATCCCCTACGACGCCGTGGACACGTTCCTGCCCAAGCAAGGGAGCGCGCAGCGGCGGTGGTACGAGGCGGAGGTCGGGTGGAAGGTGGAGAACGTGCTGGCGCAGGAAGGCGTGGCCCGGGTGGAGCGGCAGGAAGGCCGGGCCAGGTGGGGGCAGAGGATGCGGGGCGCCGGGTTCCGAGCCGtggggatcggcgaggaggctgCTGGGGAGGTGAGGACGATGCTGAACGAGCATGCCGCCGGGTGGGGGATGAAGCGGGAGGACGATGATCTCTTGCTCACTTGGAAGGGGCACAACGTTGTTTTCGCCTCCGCGTGGGCACCGTCTTGA
- the LOC100829268 gene encoding LOB domain-containing protein 37, whose protein sequence is MRGIEWAAAGMSCNGCRVLRKGCNEACVLRPCLHWIEAAESQGHATVFVAKFFGRAGLLSFLTAVPEPQRPAVFQSLLYEAAGRTINPVSGAVGLLWSGSWQLCEAAVQTVLRGGAIGPLPDLAGGVPEGGVGGSDLFVSSARRATAVGCSTFSTAKRVNTTTTRRPGMPLQAAPAHQQLQDPSCDLGLWLSGPGSPSVAAAGKRAGTPSMSSDDDSVTTSGGAGGGREPELLNLFV, encoded by the exons ATGAGAGGGATCgagtgggcggcggcggggatgagCTGCAACGGGTGCCGCGTGCTGCGCAAGGGTTGCAACGAGGCGTGCGTGCTCCGGCCATGCCTGCACTGGATCGAGGCCGCCGAGTCCCAGGGCCACGCCACCGTCTTCGTCGCCAAGTTCTTCGGCCgcgccggcctcctctccttcctcaccgccgtccccgagccccAGCGCCCTG CGGTGTTCCAGTCGCTGCTGTAcgaggcggcggggcggaCGATTAACCCGGTGAGCGGCGCGGTGGGGCTGCTCTGGTCGGGGAGCTGGCAGCTCTGCGAGGCGGCAGTCCAGACCGtgctccgcggcggcgccatcgGCCCGCTCCCGGACCTGGCCGGCGGCGTCCCGgagggcggcgtcggcggcagcGACCTCTTCGTCTCCTCCGCCAGGCGCGCCACCGCCGTGGGCTGCTCCACGTTCTCGACAGCCAAGCGGGTGAACACGACGACGACTAGAAGGCCTGGGATGCCTCTACAGGCCGCGCCGGCCCACCAGCAGCTGCAGGACCCGTCCTGCGATCTCGGGCTGTGGCTCAGCGGGCCCGGGTcgccgtcggtggcggcggcggggaagcgggccggcacgccgtcgatgagctccgacgacgactcCGTGAccaccagcggcggcgccggcggcgggagggagCCTGAGCTGCTGAATCTCTTCGTCTAG
- the LOC100829570 gene encoding queuosine salvage protein — protein MEAVRASAAWVASRSSHVKVDLSEIEKAVDKIQGNVPKIEWDFEGIHYFDNGPLTVQYLFVLDALNFCFWPDKDLTYDNLASGLKLALENDKTALDADRLQSYTGPQLRQLLNWPRSLPIEEERVRLLHEVGLELERSFGGQAANLVKAAGNSAASLIELITRHFPGFRDHSLYKGHQVFLYKRAQIFVADLWGAFKGGNYGEFNDINSITIFADYIVPAVLRDLGILKYESNLSCSIDSNSEIVPGSEEEVEIRACSVHAVEKMRELINKKFGKQLLSIDIDLWLWSVGVQNIALSHHRTLSIYY, from the exons atggaggccGTGCGCGCGTCGGCGGCCTGGGTGGCCAGCCGCTCCTCCCACGTCAAGGTCGACCTGTCAG AGATTGAGAAGGCGGTGGACAAAATACAGGGAAATGTTCCAAAAATTGAGTGGGATTTCGAAGGAATTCATTACTTTGACAATGGGCCGCTCACTGTGCAGTATCTCTTTGTGTTGGATGCACTGAACTTCTGCTTCTGGCCAG ACAAGGACTTGACCTATGACAATTTGGCTTCTGGGCTTAAGTTAGCCTTAGAGAATGATAAGACAGCACTTGATGCCGATCGTCTTCAGAGTTACACTG GACCTCAACTTCGACAACTGCTGAACTGGCCACGTTCGTTGCCAATTGAGGAGGAAAGAGTCCGCCTTCTTCATGAG GTTGGTCTGGAGCTTGAAAGAAGCTTTGGAGGTCAGGCTGCTAATCTTGTGAAGGCTGCTGGAAACTCTGCGGCATCTCTAATTGAACTGATTACCCGCCATTTTCCTG GCTTCCGGGACCATTCTCTTTACAAGGGGCACCAGGTTTTCCTGTATAAGAGGGCCCAGATATTTGTTGCTGATTTGTGGGGTGCTTTCAAGGGGGGAAACTATGGAGAGTTCAATGACATCAACTCCATCACCATATTTGCTGACTATATTGTTCCTGCTGTGCTGAGGGATCTTGGCATACTGAAATACGAATCGAACCTAAGTTGCTCGATTGACTCGAACAGTGAGATAGTTCCTGGAAGTGAAGAGGAAGTGGAAATTCGTGCTTGTTCTGTTCATGCCGTGGAAAAAATGAGGGAGCTCATCAATAAGAAGTTTGGGAAGCAG CTTCTGAGCATTGACATTGATCTCTGGCTCTGGTCAGTTGGCGTTCAGAACATTGCGCTGTCTCATCACCGCACCCTCTCCATTTACTACTGA
- the LOC100837436 gene encoding zinc finger protein 36 yields the protein MDPSAAVSVLSIVEEAASRGKSPVPPPPSPPRMDSWGARGGRGSRRRGPGSGSGSLGGGGAESEEEYLALCLLMLARGVRGDGDGDVKGAGAAAGAAATKGYECSVCGKVYASYQALGGHKTSHRKPPAPAPAASEEASGGAAVAAAAAEAKVHRCSLCLRTFPSGQALGGHKRLHYEGGSAAGDGTKEGAGVKAKAAAALLRDFDLNLPAAAPSTTAGGDDAEAESAPPEAKRARLQVLLAAV from the coding sequence ATGGATCCGTCCGCCGCCGTGTCCGTGTTGTCGAtcgtcgaggaggcggcgtccCGCGGGAAGtcgcccgtgccgccgccgccgtccccgcctaGGATGGACTCGTGGGGCGCTCGTGGGGGCCGCGGATCCAGGCGCCGCGGACCCGGGAGCGGGAGCGGAagcttgggcggcggcggcgccgagtcCGAGGAGGAGTACCTCGCGCTCTGCCTCCTCATGCTCGCGCGCGGCGtccgcggcgacggcgatggcgacgtcaagggcgcgggcgcggcggctggggcggcggcgacgaagggGTACGAGTGCTCGGTGTGCGGCAAGGTGTACGCGTCCTACCAGGCGCTGGGCGGGCACAagacgagccaccgcaagccgccagcgccagcgccagcggCGTCCGAGGAGGCGTCCGGcggtgccgccgtcgccgccgccgccgccgaggccaaGGTGCACCGCTGCTCGCTCTGCCTCCGCACGTTCCCGTCGGGGCAGGCGCTGGGCGGGCACAAGCGCCTGCACTACGAGGGCGGCTCCGCTGCAGGCGACGGGACCAAGGAGggcgccggcgtcaaggcgaaGGCCGCGGCCGCGTTGCTGAGGGACTTCGACCTGAACCTGCCCGCGGCCGCGCCGAGTACTactgccggcggcgacgacgccgaGGCCGAGAGCGCGCCCCCGGAGGCCAAACGGGCGCGGCTACAGGTGCTTCTAGCTGCAGTCTGa